The Trichoderma breve strain T069 chromosome 2, whole genome shotgun sequence DNA segment TATACTTTATTTGATGAGCGGCTGACGCTTCTCCAGGCAGCATGTTGTCGTCCCGTCGGATGCCCATCTTGTGAATTCCATCACCCATGTGATTTTGGCATTCATGCGCTCAGATGTCTTTAATGTAGACAAGACACCAGCAGAATTCCCTCTGTTTACGACGGTGGATACAGTTCGACAGCAGTTCAAACCGGATACCAAAATCATGGTGGCAATTGGAGGCTGGGGAGACTCCAAAGGGTTCGAAGAGGCTGCGCATGACGATTCATCAAGGAAGCGGTGGGCTACTCAAGTCAAAGCTATGGTGGACCTTACAGGCGCTGACGGCGTCGATATTGACTGGGAATATCCGGGGTAAGCAGAAGTGAGAGTGTCAACGAATGGAATTGACTAACGGCGTATAGGGGAAACCGTGACGACTATAAGCTTATTCCGAATAAACAACGCCGGTGGGAGATTGAAGcattcatcctccttctGGGGGAACTTCGTTCAGCTTTAGGAACAGGGAAACTGCTGTCAATTGCAGTGCCGGCTCTAGAACGGGATCTGATGGCCTTTACAAATTCGACTATTCCAACTATTTCGGAACATGTTGATTTCATCAGTGTGATGACTTACGATATGATGAACCGACGTGATAGCATCGTCAAGCATCACAGCGGCGTGACTGAGTCGTTGGAAGCAATGAAACGTTTCATAGACCGCGGTGCGCCTCCGAACAAGCTGAACTTTGGACTTGGCTATTATATCAAGTGGTTCATGACGGAAAATTGCGACAACCAGCACCCATTGGGGTGTCGCACTCAGTTATTGGAAGATCCAACTAATGGAGCTGATCTAGGTAAGACGGGTGCTTTTAGCTGGCATGACGAGGTTCCGTCAGAACTGGCAAGTTCTTTTGCCAAAGCCCAAGCACTGGGCAActacgatgatgatggaagctACGGGTATTgggatgctgaagagaagaggtggTGGTCATACGATAGGCCGGAGACGATCAAGACCAAGGTGCCTCGGCTTGTCggcgagctgcagcttggcgGAGTGTTTGCGTGGGGATTGGGCGAGGATGCTCCGCAGTTTGATCATTTGAGGGCGACTGTCGAGAGCGTCCAGGCCTTGAGCGGAGATGATAATCAGAAAGACGAGCTATAGAGCCTATACGAGCACTAGGAAGTTGTTTTGATGTCATCCAAACCGGACCAAGTCTATACGCACAAGTTAGTGTTTCTGTTCCCGAATCCCTCTAGAATTCTTCGCCACGTGCGTGCATCCGATAACATTGAGCTATGAGCTAGAAAATGTAACGCTCCGGCTAAACTCTGCATCACGGCCATAAGATCCGCACGTGGTCCCGATATGTCCATGATATATGAACATAAAACCAGGATGGGACGAGATGGTGCTGACGGACAGAAGTTGGCAGTGGACCTTGAAAGGCTCTGGGCGGGCGAGGCTAGGGGCAAAAAAGCCACCCCGGGCTAGCAATTAACCTTGCCGTTAA contains these protein-coding regions:
- a CDS encoding glycosyl hydrolases family 18 domain-containing protein — its product is MVYAALWLVMVTGSLALGAHESIRTIMYLTGQHVVVPSDAHLVNSITHVILAFMRSDVFNVDKTPAEFPLFTTVDTVRQQFKPDTKIMVAIGGWGDSKGFEEAAHDDSSRKRWATQVKAMVDLTGADGVDIDWEYPGGNRDDYKLIPNKQRRWEIEAFILLLGELRSALGTGKLLSIAVPALERDLMAFTNSTIPTISEHVDFISVMTYDMMNRRDSIVKHHSGVTESLEAMKRFIDRGAPPNKLNFGLGYYIKWFMTENCDNQHPLGCRTQLLEDPTNGADLGKTGAFSWHDEVPSELASSFAKAQALGNYDDDGSYGYWDAEEKRWWSYDRPETIKTKVPRLVGELQLGGVFAWGLGEDAPQFDHLRATVESVQALSGDDNQKDEL